The Lysobacter sp. HDW10 genome window below encodes:
- a CDS encoding M3 family metallopeptidase — MRINQFAKSPLAVALTVGLGLSVAGCASSPAVSEAPTETGTTDMSNQTASNPFFETSPLEYEYPQFDKIKVTHFGPAFDRGMADQKAEWDKIANNPDAPTFENTILEMEKSGQLLKRARYVFSNLTSADSNDAINALDSEYAPKFEAHSDSKFLNDTLFKRIDDLYSRRKSLGLDPQSIRLIERYDLDFVRAGAKLSPAQKERIKAINGQVAALQTKLPQNVLAEANDSAVIVDSADELKGLDAAAIKVLAENAKANGAEGKYRIALLNTTQQPILTNLDNRALRERIFKASLARGSRGNQFDNTAPFSELVKLRAEKAKLLGYPNYASYSMAKETAKTPAAVNAMLDKIAGPAVAKAKEEGKLLQGLIDQAQKAKGEPTFKLEPWDWMFYSEKLRKEKYAFDEGQLKPYLEWSNVLENGVFFAAHELYGITLKRRTDLPVYHPDVRTYDAYNADGSKFAIVIVDPFARPSKQGGAWMSTYVDQNALLGQHTVAALHLNVTKPAAGEPGLMSWDDVTTAFHEFGHVLHGIFSDVKYPYFSGTDVPRDFVEFPSQVNEMWAEDPRVIANYAKHWQTGEVMPRALLDKVAKASKFNAGFGMTEIMGATLLDQRWHQVSADKLPNAAGVMAFEAKALKDVGLDYTPVPPRYRTPYFKHIMEGYAAGYYAYTWSEVFDADTVEWMHKNGGLTRANGDRFRNMLLSKGGSEDALVLFKNFYGGEPDIRPLLERHDLVKAKK, encoded by the coding sequence ATGCGAATCAATCAGTTTGCGAAATCACCGCTCGCCGTGGCACTCACGGTCGGTTTGGGTCTCTCTGTTGCGGGCTGCGCCAGTAGTCCGGCGGTTTCCGAAGCCCCCACCGAAACAGGCACAACCGATATGTCCAACCAAACCGCCAGCAATCCGTTCTTCGAGACCAGTCCGCTCGAGTACGAATACCCACAATTCGACAAGATCAAAGTCACCCATTTCGGTCCTGCGTTTGATCGCGGTATGGCCGATCAAAAGGCCGAGTGGGACAAAATTGCGAACAACCCAGACGCGCCGACCTTCGAAAACACCATTCTCGAAATGGAAAAATCGGGTCAGCTCTTGAAGCGTGCGCGTTACGTGTTCAGCAATCTCACGAGTGCCGATTCCAATGACGCGATCAACGCGCTGGATTCCGAATACGCGCCAAAGTTTGAAGCGCATAGCGATAGCAAGTTCTTGAACGACACCTTGTTCAAGCGCATCGATGACCTCTATAGCCGTCGTAAGAGCTTGGGTCTCGACCCACAAAGCATTCGACTGATCGAACGCTACGATCTCGACTTCGTGCGTGCCGGCGCGAAGCTTTCGCCTGCGCAGAAGGAACGCATCAAGGCCATCAATGGTCAAGTCGCAGCGCTGCAAACCAAGTTGCCACAAAACGTATTGGCCGAAGCCAATGATTCGGCAGTGATCGTCGATTCTGCAGACGAACTGAAAGGTCTTGATGCAGCAGCGATCAAAGTGCTTGCCGAAAATGCAAAGGCCAACGGCGCCGAAGGCAAATACCGGATCGCGCTGTTGAACACCACGCAGCAACCGATTCTGACCAATCTCGACAACCGCGCATTGCGTGAACGCATTTTCAAAGCGTCGCTGGCGCGCGGCAGCCGCGGCAACCAGTTTGACAACACAGCACCGTTCTCTGAATTGGTGAAGCTGCGTGCAGAGAAGGCCAAGCTGTTGGGCTACCCGAACTACGCCTCGTACTCGATGGCGAAGGAAACGGCGAAGACGCCCGCAGCCGTCAATGCAATGCTCGACAAAATTGCAGGGCCTGCTGTCGCCAAAGCAAAAGAAGAAGGCAAATTGCTGCAGGGTTTGATTGACCAAGCGCAGAAGGCGAAGGGCGAGCCGACCTTCAAGCTCGAACCATGGGACTGGATGTTCTACAGCGAAAAACTGCGCAAAGAAAAGTACGCGTTTGACGAAGGCCAACTCAAGCCCTATCTCGAGTGGAGCAATGTGCTTGAGAACGGCGTGTTCTTCGCAGCACATGAGCTTTATGGCATCACGCTGAAGCGTCGTACCGATCTGCCTGTGTATCACCCCGATGTGCGTACGTATGACGCGTACAACGCAGACGGCAGCAAGTTCGCCATTGTCATCGTTGACCCATTTGCACGCCCTTCCAAACAAGGCGGCGCTTGGATGTCGACCTATGTGGACCAAAACGCCCTGCTGGGTCAGCACACCGTGGCCGCATTGCACCTCAATGTGACGAAACCGGCGGCCGGCGAACCGGGTCTGATGTCTTGGGATGACGTGACAACCGCCTTCCACGAATTCGGTCACGTCTTACACGGCATTTTCTCTGACGTGAAGTACCCCTACTTCTCGGGCACCGACGTGCCGCGCGACTTCGTTGAGTTCCCGTCGCAAGTGAACGAAATGTGGGCAGAAGATCCGCGCGTGATCGCCAACTACGCCAAGCATTGGCAAACCGGTGAAGTGATGCCGCGTGCCTTGCTCGACAAAGTGGCGAAGGCCTCCAAGTTCAACGCAGGCTTCGGCATGACGGAAATCATGGGCGCCACCTTGCTTGATCAACGCTGGCACCAAGTGTCGGCAGACAAGTTGCCGAATGCTGCAGGCGTGATGGCGTTTGAAGCCAAAGCACTGAAGGATGTCGGCTTGGATTACACGCCGGTGCCGCCGCGTTACCGCACGCCCTACTTCAAACACATCATGGAAGGCTATGCAGCGGGCTACTACGCTTACACCTGGTCTGAAGTCTTTGATGCGGACACGGTGGAGTGGATGCACAAGAATGGCGGTCTCACGCGCGCCAATGGCGATCGCTTCCGCAACATGCTGTTGTCCAAGGGCGGTAGTGAAGATGCCTTGGTGCTATTCAAAAACTTCTACGGCGGCGAACCGGACATCCGTCCGTTGCTTGAACGCCATGACCTCGTGAAGGCCAAGAAGTAA
- a CDS encoding CrcB family protein encodes MDASHLKLALCVAAGGALGALARYAFAIAATSLMGAQRAYLGTLALNVIGCFVAGFVVVLITRWFSDPAVPRAFLLIGVMGGFTTFSAFGLETVQLIQAGLWRTAAAYVLASIVLGIAAAAAAMALAFRFSTAN; translated from the coding sequence TTGGACGCGTCACATTTGAAGTTAGCCCTGTGCGTCGCCGCTGGCGGCGCACTGGGTGCTTTGGCGCGTTATGCGTTTGCCATCGCAGCGACGTCACTCATGGGCGCGCAACGCGCCTATTTGGGCACATTGGCACTCAATGTCATTGGCTGCTTCGTTGCAGGTTTCGTGGTGGTCCTGATCACGCGGTGGTTTTCTGATCCTGCTGTCCCGCGCGCATTTCTCTTAATCGGCGTCATGGGCGGCTTCACCACGTTCTCTGCCTTCGGCTTGGAAACCGTGCAATTGATTCAAGCTGGCCTGTGGAGAACCGCCGCCGCATATGTGCTGGCAAGTATCGTCTTGGGCATCGCCGCGGCAGCAGCAGCCATGGCGTTGGCGTTTCGTTTTAGCACCGCGAATTGA